TCTTTTCCAATACCGCGAAGCTGTCGCTGATCGCCGGTCCCTGCCAGATGGAAAGCCGCGATCATGCCTTCATGATTGCCGGCGTGCTCAAGGAGCTCTGCGGCAAGCTCGGCATCGGCCTTGTCTACAAATCTTCCTTCGACAAGGCGAACCGCACCTCGCTGTCCGGCAAGCGCGGCATCGGCCTGGAAAAGGCGCTGGAAGTCTTTGAAGACCTGAAGAAGGAATATGGCTTCCCGGTTCTGACCGATATCCACACTGAAGAGCAGTGTGCCATCGTTTCCAAGACGGTGGATGTCCTTCAGATCCCAGCCTTCCTGTCGCGCCAGACCGATCTTTTGGTTGCCGCTGCCAAGACTGGCCGCGTGGTCAACGTCAAGAAAGGCCAGTTCCTTGCGCCATGGGACATGAAGAACGTGCTTGCCAAGCTAAACGACAGCGGCAATCCGAACATCCTTCTTTGCGAGCGCGGCGCTTCCTTCGGCTATAACACGCTGGTCTCGGATATGCGCTCGCTGCCGATCATGGCGGCGATGGGCGCCCCCGTCATCTTCGATGCGACCCATTCCGTGCAGCAGCCCGGCGGACAGGGCGGCTCCAGTGGCGGCGATCGCCGCTTCGTCGAGACGCTGGCGCGCGCTGCCGTCGCCGTCGGCGTCGCAGGTGTTTTTGTCGAGACGCACGAGGATCCGGACAATGCACCGTCCGACGGTCCGAACATGGTCTATCTGAAAGACATGCCGCGGCT
The Rhizobium sp. 11515TR DNA segment above includes these coding regions:
- the kdsA gene encoding 3-deoxy-8-phosphooctulonate synthase produces the protein MSTNSEVTVGEGASKVLFSNTAKLSLIAGPCQMESRDHAFMIAGVLKELCGKLGIGLVYKSSFDKANRTSLSGKRGIGLEKALEVFEDLKKEYGFPVLTDIHTEEQCAIVSKTVDVLQIPAFLSRQTDLLVAAAKTGRVVNVKKGQFLAPWDMKNVLAKLNDSGNPNILLCERGASFGYNTLVSDMRSLPIMAAMGAPVIFDATHSVQQPGGQGGSSGGDRRFVETLARAAVAVGVAGVFVETHEDPDNAPSDGPNMVYLKDMPRLLEKLLAFDAIAKA